From a single Glycine soja cultivar W05 chromosome 19, ASM419377v2, whole genome shotgun sequence genomic region:
- the LOC114399039 gene encoding formate dehydrogenase 1, mitochondrial-like — MAMKRAVQSLLASSSTLTRNLHASGEKKKIVGVFYKGNEYASNPNFVGCVERALGIREWLESQGHQYIVTDDKEGPDSELEKHIPDANVIISTPFHPAYITAERIKKAKNLELLLTAGIGSDHVDLKAAAAAGLTVAEITGSNVVSVAEDELLRILVLVRNFLPGYHQAVNGEWNVAGIAHRAYDLEGKTVGTVGAGRIGKLLLQRLKPFNCNLLYYDRLRMNTDLEKEIGAKFEEDLDAMLPKCDVIVINMPLTEQTRGLFDKNRIAKCKKGVVIVNNARGAIMDTQAIADACSSGHVAGYGGDVWPIQPAPKDHPWRYMPNHAMTPHISGTTIDAQLRYAAGVKDMLDRHFKGEDFPEQNYIVKEGQLASQYR, encoded by the exons atgGCCATGAAACGTGCTGTTCAATCCCTGCTTGCCTCATCTTCCACCCTCACCAGGAACCTTCAT GCCtcaggagaaaaaaagaagattgtAGGGGTGTTCTACAAAGGGAATGAGTATGCTTCGAATCCCAATTTTGTGGGATGTGTTGAAAGAGCATTGGGTATACGTGAGTGGTTGGAATCACAGGGTCACCAGTACATAGTCACTGATGACAAAGAAGGACCCGATTCAG AACTAGAGAAACACATTCCTGATGCCAATGTCATCATATCTACTCCATTTCACCCTGCCTATATCACCGCAGAAAGAATTAAGAAAGCCAAAAATTTGGAGCTGCTTTTGACTGCTGGCATTGGTTCTGATCACGTTGATCTCAAGGCAGCAGCTGCTGCTGGTTTAACTGTGGCAGAGATCACAGGAAGCAACGTAGTCTCGGTCGCGGAGGATGAACTCCTCAGAATCCTTGTTCTGGTGAGGAATTTCTTGCCAGGGTACCATCAGGCTGTTAATGGGGAATGGAATGTTGCTGGCATTGCACATAGAGCTTATGATCTTGAAGGAAAGACAGTAGGAACCGTTGGCGCGGGTCGAATTGGGAAGCTTTTGCTCCAGAGGCTGAAGCCTTTTAACTGTAATCTTCTGTACTATGATAGACTTAGGATGAATACTGATTTGGAGAAAGAGATTGGAGCAAAGTTTGAGGAGGACCTTGATGCAATGCTTCCAAAGTGTGATGTAATTGTTATCAACATGCCTCTTACTGAACAGACAAG AGGATTGTTTGACAAAAACAGAATTGCTAAGTGCAAGAAAGGTGTGGTGATTGTTAACAATGCTCGAGGGGCAATTATGGACACCCAAGCAATTGCTGATGCTTGCTCTAGTGGCCACGTTGCAG GCTATGGTGGTGATGTTTGGCCCATACAACCAGCTCCAAAGGACCATCCATGGCGCTACATGCCAAACCATGCCATGACTCCTCATATTTCTGGCACCACCATTGATGCACAG TTACGTTATGCTGCTGGTGTCAAAGACATGCTTGATAGGCACTTCAAGGGTGAAGACTTTCCAGAACAAAACTACATTGTGAAGGAGGGTCAACTTGCAAGCCAGTATCGTTGA
- the LOC114400366 gene encoding CASP-like protein N24, translating into MTTDLVLATNSFILLLLNFVFYKKPFSVLAADREKKVRRGSSTNKWYGFYSDSSSSSSQHSQTHRYDYEEFKYFLSVNIIGFVYSGLQICDIVKYMITKRHTMDPKLRVYFNFAMDQVLAYLLMSASSSAATTTYYWTNSASAADKYVEMAKASVALSFVAFVAFASSSVVSAFIFCRFN; encoded by the exons ATGACAACTGACCTGGTTTTAGCTACCAACAGCTTTATct TATTGCtgcttaattttgtgttttacaAAAAACCATTTTCTGTGTTGGCTGCtgatagagagaaaaaagtgCGTAGAGGGTCATCAACAAACAAATGGTATGGTTTCTACTcggattcatcatcatcttcgtctCAACATTCTCAAACACATCGGTATGACTACGAGGAATTCAA GTACTTCTTATCAGTGAATATAATAGGGTTCGTGTATTCTGGATTGCAAATATGTGATATAGTGAAGTACATGATTACTAAAAGACACACAATGGACCCCAAGCTTCGGGTTTACTTCAACTTTGCTATGGATCAG GTCTTGGCATATCTTCTAATGTCAGCATCATCTTCAGCTGCCACCACAACCTATTATTGGACAAATAGTGCTTCAGCTGCAGACAAGTACGTGGAAATGGCAAAAGCATCTGTTGCGTTATCCTTCGTTGCATTTGTGGCATTTGCCTCTTCCTCTGTTGTTTCtgctttcattttttgtagATTCAACTAG